A portion of the Oreochromis niloticus isolate F11D_XX linkage group LG10, O_niloticus_UMD_NMBU, whole genome shotgun sequence genome contains these proteins:
- the layna gene encoding layilin isoform X2 — translation MDLRTILYHLLLFCFDPSTATSLITDIFEARGQRVCKAGKGKPCYKLAYFSELRRKLNFMEAERACRRDGGQLLSVESESEQKIIEQLITELRPTDGDFWIGLRRNHGGEDSNLDCSSQYYWLDGSKSTFRNWHWDEPSCGYEVCVVMYHQPSAPPGIGGLYMFQWNDDNCETKNNFICKYTAEEPLDPSPSPNSTQTDVFSSPVVPWNPNDHNHNQTVLNLVYIIIPTIPLILLLLTVTGVCCFKLIVRRRRKQQKSEVCQTDPGLCPSPTSTDVYNVIRSQKDDDLVSARPQTKNTSFLCSSPDTPTGDYDNLGGRDTESGFVTLASTESCFLNFDLNDLSLGRRGTRDFCDTSLGRSGKRDVSGSSLGRTGHREFYDKSLGRRTTKSEHFGSTLYRDHGLYDGSITAGSDLYDPKLRPGGHTGKADLYQTYITNGKEDTYRTSLGTYGNRKSYNANVDCYRNGLNLDGGRRYFNEHEWINRENY, via the exons ATGGACCTGCGGACAATCCTTTATCACCTGCTGCTTTTCTGCTTTGATCCATCTACAGCCACAAGCCTCATAACAG ATATATTTGAAGCCAGAG gcCAGCGCGTGTGCAAGGCAGGAAAAGGGAAGCCATGCTATAAGCTGGCCTACTTCTCCGAGCTCCGCCGTAAGCTGAACTTCATGGAGGCAGAACGCGCCTGCAGACGGGACGGGGGTCAGCTCCTGAGCGTGGAGTCTGAGTCCGAGCAGAAGATCATAGAGCAGCTCATCACAGAGCTCCGCCCAACTGATGGAGACTTCTGGATAGGTCTCCGCCGAAACCATGGAGGCGAGGATAGCAACTTGGACTGCTCTTCCCAGTATTACTGGCTGGATGGTAGCAAGTCCACATTTAG GAACTGGCACTGGGATGAGCCATCGTGTGGTTATGAGGTGTGCGTTGTAATGTATCACCAACCGTCCGCTCCTCCTGGTATAGGAGGGCTCTACATGTTCCAGTGGAACGACGACAATTGTGAAACCAAGAACAACTTCATCTGCAAATACACTGCAG agGAGCCACTGGATCCTTCTCCTTCACCTAACTCCACtcaaacag ATGTCTTCTCTTCACCCGTGGTGCCGTGGAATCCAAATGATCACAACCACAACCAAACAG TTCTGAATTTGGTTTACATCATCATTCCCACCATTCCCCtcatactgctgctgctgacagtgACAGGCGtctgctgcttcaagctgattgTCCGACG GAGGAGGAAACAGCAGAAATCTGAAGTATGTCAAACAGACCCAGGACTGTGCCCAAGCCCAACTTCAACTGATGTCTACAATGTCATTCGTTCCCAGAAGGATGACGACCTCGTGTCAGCTCGCCCGCAGACCAAGAACACCTCCTTTTTATGCTCCTCCCCTGACACACCAACCGGTGACTACGATAATCTGGGGGGCCGGGACACAGAGAGCGGCTTTGTGACACTTGCGAGCACAGAGAGCTGTTTCCTAAACTTTGACCTCAATGATCTCAGCCTCGGGCGCCGTGGCACTCGTGACTTCTGCGACACCAGCTTGGGCCGCTCAGGGAAGAGGGACGTGAGTGGCAGCAGTTTGGGTCGGACGGGTCACAGAGAGTTCTACGACAAGAGTCTGGGTCGTCGTACAACAAAGAGCGAGCATTTCGGCAGCACCCTTTACAGGGACCACGGACTGTATGATGGCAGCATCACAGCAGGGAGTGACCTCTATGATCCCAAACTAAGACCCGGAGGTCACACAGGAAAGGCTGACCTGTATCAGACATACATCACCAATGGAAAGGAAGACACTTACCGAACCAGCCTCGGAACCTACGGAAACCGAAAGTCCTACAATGCAAATGTGGATTGCTACAGAAATGGGCTGAATTTGGACGGTGGAAGAAGATACTTCAACGAGCATGAATGGATCAACAGGGAAAACTACTGA
- the layna gene encoding layilin isoform X1, with product MDLRTILYHLLLFCFDPSTATSLITADIFEARGQRVCKAGKGKPCYKLAYFSELRRKLNFMEAERACRRDGGQLLSVESESEQKIIEQLITELRPTDGDFWIGLRRNHGGEDSNLDCSSQYYWLDGSKSTFRNWHWDEPSCGYEVCVVMYHQPSAPPGIGGLYMFQWNDDNCETKNNFICKYTAEEPLDPSPSPNSTQTDVFSSPVVPWNPNDHNHNQTVLNLVYIIIPTIPLILLLLTVTGVCCFKLIVRRRRKQQKSEVCQTDPGLCPSPTSTDVYNVIRSQKDDDLVSARPQTKNTSFLCSSPDTPTGDYDNLGGRDTESGFVTLASTESCFLNFDLNDLSLGRRGTRDFCDTSLGRSGKRDVSGSSLGRTGHREFYDKSLGRRTTKSEHFGSTLYRDHGLYDGSITAGSDLYDPKLRPGGHTGKADLYQTYITNGKEDTYRTSLGTYGNRKSYNANVDCYRNGLNLDGGRRYFNEHEWINRENY from the exons ATGGACCTGCGGACAATCCTTTATCACCTGCTGCTTTTCTGCTTTGATCCATCTACAGCCACAAGCCTCATAACAG CAGATATATTTGAAGCCAGAG gcCAGCGCGTGTGCAAGGCAGGAAAAGGGAAGCCATGCTATAAGCTGGCCTACTTCTCCGAGCTCCGCCGTAAGCTGAACTTCATGGAGGCAGAACGCGCCTGCAGACGGGACGGGGGTCAGCTCCTGAGCGTGGAGTCTGAGTCCGAGCAGAAGATCATAGAGCAGCTCATCACAGAGCTCCGCCCAACTGATGGAGACTTCTGGATAGGTCTCCGCCGAAACCATGGAGGCGAGGATAGCAACTTGGACTGCTCTTCCCAGTATTACTGGCTGGATGGTAGCAAGTCCACATTTAG GAACTGGCACTGGGATGAGCCATCGTGTGGTTATGAGGTGTGCGTTGTAATGTATCACCAACCGTCCGCTCCTCCTGGTATAGGAGGGCTCTACATGTTCCAGTGGAACGACGACAATTGTGAAACCAAGAACAACTTCATCTGCAAATACACTGCAG agGAGCCACTGGATCCTTCTCCTTCACCTAACTCCACtcaaacag ATGTCTTCTCTTCACCCGTGGTGCCGTGGAATCCAAATGATCACAACCACAACCAAACAG TTCTGAATTTGGTTTACATCATCATTCCCACCATTCCCCtcatactgctgctgctgacagtgACAGGCGtctgctgcttcaagctgattgTCCGACG GAGGAGGAAACAGCAGAAATCTGAAGTATGTCAAACAGACCCAGGACTGTGCCCAAGCCCAACTTCAACTGATGTCTACAATGTCATTCGTTCCCAGAAGGATGACGACCTCGTGTCAGCTCGCCCGCAGACCAAGAACACCTCCTTTTTATGCTCCTCCCCTGACACACCAACCGGTGACTACGATAATCTGGGGGGCCGGGACACAGAGAGCGGCTTTGTGACACTTGCGAGCACAGAGAGCTGTTTCCTAAACTTTGACCTCAATGATCTCAGCCTCGGGCGCCGTGGCACTCGTGACTTCTGCGACACCAGCTTGGGCCGCTCAGGGAAGAGGGACGTGAGTGGCAGCAGTTTGGGTCGGACGGGTCACAGAGAGTTCTACGACAAGAGTCTGGGTCGTCGTACAACAAAGAGCGAGCATTTCGGCAGCACCCTTTACAGGGACCACGGACTGTATGATGGCAGCATCACAGCAGGGAGTGACCTCTATGATCCCAAACTAAGACCCGGAGGTCACACAGGAAAGGCTGACCTGTATCAGACATACATCACCAATGGAAAGGAAGACACTTACCGAACCAGCCTCGGAACCTACGGAAACCGAAAGTCCTACAATGCAAATGTGGATTGCTACAGAAATGGGCTGAATTTGGACGGTGGAAGAAGATACTTCAACGAGCATGAATGGATCAACAGGGAAAACTACTGA
- the alg9 gene encoding alpha-1,2-mannosyltransferase ALG9 yields the protein MAAKALRQRTRRGSRQDANNVNVPAETRAPKEEKVSDDSKITETRQESISRGGQVWAPEGSTAFKCLLSARFCAALLSNISDCDETFNYWEPMHYLLYGTGMQTWEYSPLYAIRSYAYLWLHALPACLHAHVLQTNKVLVFYFVRCVLAFSCCVCELYFYKAVCKKFGLHVGRLMLAFLVLSTGMFCSSAAFLPSSFCMYTTLVAMTGWFQDSTPLAIIGVAAGAIVGWPFSALIGLPIAFDLLVLKRQWKSFITWSFIALLLLLVPLVAVDSFFYGKLVIAPLNILLYNVFTPHGPDLYGTEPWHFYFVNGVLNFNLVFALALFSLPLTALMETLLHRFNVQNLGRPYWLTLSPMYLWMLVFFTRPHKEERFLFPIYPLICLSGAVALSSLQKCYHFLFQRYRLEHYTVSSNWLALSAVVVFAVLSLSRSVALFRGYHAPLDLYPEFHRIAKDPTLHSVPESRPVSVCVGKEWYRFPSSFLLPHNWQLHFIQSEFKGQLPQPYASGPLATQIIPANMNDQNLEEPSRYVDLKQCHYLVDLDTDEETPLEPRYSASKEEWTIIAYKPFLQASRSSPLFRAFYIPFISDHHTTFRRYAILKPRRQKQPRKRSHG from the exons ATGGCGGCCAAGGCGCTTCGGCAGCGAACCAGGCGAGGCAGCAGACAAGATGCAAACAACGTGAACGTCCCCGCCGAAACTCGGGCACCCAAAGAAGAGAAAGTCAGCGATGACAGCAAAATCACAGAGACTCGGCAAGA gTCAATAAGTCGCGGGGGTCAGGTATGGGCTCCAGAAGGTTCGACTGCATTTAAATGCCTGCTCTCTGCACGCTTCTGTGCAGCTTTGCTCAGCAACATCTCCGACTGCGATGAGACGTTTAACTACTGGGAGCCT ATGCACTACTTGCTCTACGGCACAGGAATGCAAACATGGGAATACTCTCCACTGTATGCCATCAGGTCCTATGCTTACTTATGGTTACATGCACTTCCTGCTTGCTTGCACGCCCATGTTCTACAGACAAACAAG GTGTTGGTGTTCTACTTTGTGCGATGTGTCTTAGCATTCTCCTGCTGTGTCTGTGAGCTCTATTTCTACAA AGCAGTTTGTAAGAAGTTTGGTTTGCACGTGGGTCGTCTGATGTTGGCATTCCTTGTCCTGAGCACAGGGATGTTCTGCTCCTCTGCAG CTTTCCTACCTTCATCTTTCTGTATGTACACAACACTGGTTGCCATGACGGGTTGGTTCCAAGACTCGACACCGTTAGCCATCATCGGCGTGGCTGCCGGCGCCATTGTTGGATGGCCATTCTCTGCATTGATCGG gCTTCCAATTGCTTTCGACTTGCTTGTGTTGAAGAGGCAGTGGAAGAGTTTCATCACCTGGTCATTTATTgctttgcttctgctgctg GTACCTCTGGTGGCGGTGGACTCTTTCTTTTATGGCAAACTGGTCATAGCGCCACTCAATATTCTCCTGTACAATGTCTTTACACCACATGGGCCTGATCTATATG GTACGGAGCCGTGGCATTTTTACTTTGTAAACGGCGTCCTGAACTTCAACCTGGTGTTTGCTCTGGCACTGTTTTCCCTGCCACTCACTGCTCTCATGGAGACACTGTTACACAGGTTCAATG TGCAGAACCTGGGCCGCCCGTACTGGCTGACTCTGTCTCCCATGTATCTGTGGATGTTGGTTTTCTTCACTAGACCTCATAAAGAAGAGCGTTTTCTCTTTCCTATTTACCCTCTCATCTGCCTCAGCGGGGCAGTTGCCCTCTCCTCATTACAG AAATGCTACCACTTCCTGTTCCAGCGATACCGACTGGAACACTACACCGTCTCTTCGAACTGGTTGGCTTTAAGCGCAGTGGTGGTCTTCGCTGTGCTGTCGCTGTCTCGTTCTGTCGCTCTCTTCagag gcTACCATGCCCCTCTGGACCTGTACCCAGAATTTCACCGCATTGCCAAGGATCCAACTCTGCACTCGGTGCCTGAAAGCAGACCTGTCAGCGTATGTGTTGGCAAAGAGTGGTATCGCTTCCCGAGCAGCTTTCTTCTCCCACACAA CTGGCAACTGCACTTCATTCAGTCTGAGTTTAAGGGGCAGCTGCCTCAGCCGTATGCCTCTGGTCCTCTGGCCACACAGATCATCCCAGCTAATATGAACGATCAGAACCTGGAGGAGCCAAGCAGATAT GTTGATTTAAAACAGTGCCACTACTTAGTGGACCTAGACACAGATGAAGAGACACCGCTTGAGCCACGTTACTCAGCCAGCAAAGAGGAGTGGACTATCATCGCTTATAAGCCTTTTCTTCAAGCATCAAG GTCATCTCCTCTCTTCAGAGCGTTCTACATCCCATTCATATCTGACCACCACACCACCTTTAGGCGCTACGCCATCTTAAAACCGCGGCGGCAAAAGCAGCCTCGTAAGCGGAGCCACGGCTGA
- the LOC100707990 gene encoding complement factor B gives MGFSIHWSWLAALLCAFWMGAGVRCACPESNLQMQGGNYTLSNNLERGSMLVYHCPEGYYPYPAITRLCQANNSWRPRPKRFPAQRCRLIECPDPNVLEYGNVSPPQEKYYVDNETTYECYSGYTMRGSATRVCLKNGKWSGSTPICSRDSGDHCANPGIPPGASRVGNMFGIDDTVRYTCNGNLFLVGSSERVCQENSQWSGNEPACYYKHTFDTPLEVSKAFGNSIKESLTTLESTDDIQGERKIRISKNGTLNIYIGVDISDSISEDYVNKSRDAVVKLITTISSFTVTPNYEITFFSSELYEIVNIIDFMDGTAKLSDVKTKLEEFAVGDRNTGTNLNLVFEQFLEKMALIKIRAGEENFKEHRHVIIVFTDGAYNMGGSPAPTVAKIKNSAYLNLADGSRDDYLDIYIFAIGDDIFDDDLMPLTAGTGGNHYFRVKDLEKLQETFDEMIDEDEVKGLCGLHKEYEDHRNELKRKMYPWMAFISTQADGHSKKCMGSLVTPEFVLTAAHCVYGFLPEKVTVEIDDGQHKIKKAKTLFYHPKYNVTAKKDKGINEFYDYDVALIQLEKYVDISTKVRPICIPCTLETNAALHLVDQSCQSQERLLLKNHLERLNFLTRTSNVVDLKDVHAKLGDNRYECIKHAVGVEGITADTLRDAVTDNFICTGGLQPFRDHIACTGDSGGAVYKNFEHRTIQVALVSWGSQQVCRDGGVKESKSNSRDFHINLFKVVDFLKAVLGKQDMDYAPLEFLEN, from the exons GTATACCACTGTCCTGAGGGCTACTATCCATACCCAGCAATAACCCGCTTATGTCAGGCTAATAACTCCTGGAGACCACGACCCAAAAGATTTCCAGCTCAGAGATGCAGGC TGATTGAATGCCCAGACCCCAATGTGCTGGAGTACGGAAATGTCTCCCCCCCTCAGGAGAAGTACTATGTGGACAACGAGACCACGTATGAGTGCTACTCTGGATACACAATGCGAGGCTCAGCCACACGCGTGTGCTTAAAAAATGGGAAGTGGAGCGGCTCCACTCCAATCTGCAGCCGTGACT CTGGGGATCATTGCGCTAATCCCGGTATCCCACCTGGTGCCTCAAGAGTGGGGAATATGTTTGGAATTGATGACACGGTGAGATACACCTGCAATGGAAACCTGTTTTTGGTGGGCTCCAGCGAACGAGTGTGTCAGGAGAACAGCCAGTGGTCTGGCAATGAGCCTGCATGCTACT ATAAACACACCTTCGACACACCACTGGAGGTTTCAAAGGCATTTGGCAATTCAATTAAAGAGAGCCTGACCACTTTAGAGTCCACTG ATGACATACAGGGGGAGAGAAAAATCAGGATTTCAAAAAATGGCACACTCAACATTTACATTGGTGTGGATATTTCTGACAGCATCAGCGAGGATTATGTCAATAAATCCAGAGACGCTGTCGTGAAACTCATCACAACG ATTTCCTCCTTTACCGTGACCCCAAACTACGAAATCACCTTTTTCTCCTCTGAACTCTATGAAATTGTCAACATTATTGACTTTATGGACGGCACTGCCAAACTATCAGATGTCAAAACTAAATTAGAAGAATTTGCTGTTGGTG ACAGAAACACGGGAACAAATCTGAACCTTGTTTTCGAGCAATTCTTGGAGAAAATGGCTCTTATAAAGATTCGAGCTGGAGAGGAGAATTTTAAGGAGCATCGCCACGTCATCATCGTTTTTACAGATG GGGCTTATAACATGGGCGGTTCACCAGCACCCACtgtagcaaaaataaaaaactcagCATATTTGAACCTGGCAGATGGATCCAGAGACGACTATCTTG ACATTTATATCTTTGCCATTGGAGATGACATCTTTGATGATGACCTAATGCCCCTCACAGCAGGAACTGGAGGGAACCATTATTTCAGAGTTAAGGACTTAGAAAAACTACAAGAGACTTTTGATGAAATGATCG atgaAGATGAAGTCAAGGGTCTCTGTGGACTTCACAAAGAGTATGAGGATCACCGCaatgagctgaagaggaaaatGTATCCATGGATGGCGTTTATTTCTACTCAG GCTGACGGTCACTCGAAGAAATGTATGGGCTCTCTGGTGACCCCTGAGTTTGTCTTGACTGCTGCTCACTGCGTGTATGGTTTTTTGCCTGAAAAAGTCACTGTTGAAATTGATGATGGACAACACAAAA ttaaaaaagcgaaaactttattttatcaCCCAAAGTACAATGTTACTGCCAAAAAGGATAAAGGCATTAACGAGTTTTATGACTATGATGTGGCTCTGATCCAACTGGAGAAATATGTTGACATATCCACTAAAGTGAG gCCCATTTGCATACCTTGCACCCTGGAGACCAATGCTGCTCTACATTTGGTGGACCAGAGCTGCCAGTCACAAG AGAGACTTCTGTTAAAGAATCACCTCGAAAGACTGAATTTCCTGACAAGGACAAGTAATGTAGTGGACCTGAAAGATGTCCACGCTAAGCTTGGTGATAAT AGATACGAATGCATCAAACATGCAGTAGGTGTAGAGGGCATAACGGCTGATACACTGAGAGACGCTGTGACGGATAACTTCATATGCACTGGTGGTCTACAACCTTTCAGAGATCATATTGCATGCACCG GTGACTCTGGAGGTGCTGTGTATAAAAACTTTGAACATCGCACAATACAG gTTGCATTGGTCAGTTGGGGAAGCCAGCAAGTGTGCAGGGACGGTGGTGTTAAAGAATCAAAGTCAAATTCCAGAGACTTTCACATTAATCTCTTCAAAGTTGTCGATTTCCTCAAGGCTGTACTTGGAAAACAAGACATGGACTATGCACCACTTGAGTTTTTGGAAAATTAA